The genomic segment acctgtagcagaattactcgaatgccattctgaacattctcccaaccattcccattccagaatgcTAGGAAAAAAACCCTTAGGCTGAGTAAATCCCTCACCAAGTGCAGAAAAGGATGAACGACCTCTTCCTGAGTTTCCGTGTTCGCACCAAGTCCAACATCGTGTATCTTTTGTCGTCCACTTTGTGCCGTTCCAGTTGGTCTTGTCTAACGTTTTCAATCAGCTCTCTAAGCGCTTGCTCGTCAATAGGTTTAGAGTCTTTGCTTCCAAATTTGAGCAAGACGGAGTATGCTTCGTCTAGCCGGTTGTGAGCGATGAGCCAGCGGGGAGTGGCGGGGAAAATTCTACAATAACACGGGTAATTACTTGATAATTAATGGTTAAAGTTGACAACAAATGGAAGGAACATGGGGAACTAGGAGCGTTATGATAGGCCTACTGAATTCGCCAAGGCTCAATACACAGGCGCTAACACGCACAAATACACACTGACTCGCACTTTCAGAGTCACATCGGTACTTCTGCTCTATTCTATCGTGAACTTTGTTGTCCTAAATTGCGTCTCGCCTATTGCCTCCTAACACCGCCGGATGCGAGGAAGGAAGAGAGGgcgagaaatgatgagaaatggGACGAAGGGGAAAAATGCGAAGAAATTTAAGCAAAGTAAGACATAACTTACCTCCACAATAGAACGAAGATCAACCCAGGGACTCTGACAGCAATGATCAGCATCCGCCAATCTCTGATTAAATACGCAAAGAGAGCCGTGCCCGAGTACCCGATACTCCAGAGAAAGCCGGCGAGCTGTCCTCCGAGAGTGCGATGCTTCTGCCCCAAGATCTCGATGGCGTAGACAAAATATGTTACATTTACACCCATCTGGAAGAAGCCGACGATGAAGCGAAGCAACGAGATGGCGTCAGAGAATGAGGAGCCCAGTGAAGCGAGAGCCTTAAGATAAAAACGAAGCGTAAATTAAAGAGGCCCTAAAATCAGCCAAAATTATTGGAGGGGAAAAAGGTGGGGGGTAGCTTAGCAAAAGTATTGGGGACTCCTTTGTTCATTGACGACACATTATCGCTGTCGCTCTACCAAtctgttataaaaaaatatttgtactGTATTCAAGTAACGTAGCTCATACTGTTCCTGTTTTAT from the Nematostella vectensis chromosome 4, jaNemVect1.1, whole genome shotgun sequence genome contains:
- the LOC5506464 gene encoding organic cation transporter protein isoform X1 — translated: MFEISLYFQWKLLYEISLYFQWKLLCEISLYFQWTLLCEISLYFQWKLLCDRAYLAATIQSFYFAGMYFGALTGGWLADNFRRNSTMFIGTKGMALASLGSSFSDAISLLRFIVGFFQMGVNVTYFVYAIEILGQKHRTLGGQLAGFLWSIGYSGTALFAYLIRDWRMLIIAVRVPGLIFVLLWRIFPATPRWLIAHNRLDEAYSVLLKFGSKDSKPIDEQALRELIENVRQDQLERHKVDDKRYTMLDLVRTRKLRKRSFILFCTWLVCAIVHFGLFLYVTSMPGNLYNSYVMNIITFPKSLEMVFIMNKALRNHNSVRHSREVVHECDVHERVTLWH